In one Juglans regia cultivar Chandler chromosome 11, Walnut 2.0, whole genome shotgun sequence genomic region, the following are encoded:
- the LOC109009623 gene encoding psbP domain-containing protein 5, chloroplastic-like produces MKMVLLSPSPSLFTTNHPFLPHHLCFRNQTRTTLDHKKCRIREKLQICACDTSESTTENGFSRRDLVLFGLSYSLSLVFPSLGSHAEEELKMVSLVDDINSYSYLYPVELPSKNFLFKWVESRKPERYSSAAPLSPDARLRIVSERVDIIDNLIISVSIGPPNSQFIKTKDKRTWTAKDVADSVLSDKSALRVTSSQRMAESSVLDAHSSEIDGEPYWYYDYLVRKSPTKIAQEPNLYRRYVASTAERDGYLYSLNASTLSKQWNKMGPFLEKTVASFRLNPPTENYVPPYKDPWRFW; encoded by the exons ATGAAAATGGttcttctctctccttctccttctctcttcaCAACCAACCACCCTTTTCTTCCACACCACCTCTGTTTCAG AAACCAGACCAGAACTACGCTCGACCACAAGAAATGTAGAATACGCGAGAAACTACAGATTTGTGCGTGTGATACTTCTGAATCCACTACGGAAAATGGGTTCTCCAGACGGGATTTGGTGCTCTTCGGCCTCTCTTATTCATTATCTTTAGTTTTCCCGTCTCTAG GTTCTCATGCAGAGGAGGAGTTGAAAATGGTTTCACTGGTCGATGATATAAATTCTTATTCTTATTTGTACCCAGTTGAGTTGCCATCTAAAAATTTCCTCTTCAAATG GGTGGAATCTAGGAAGCCAGAACGCTATTCGTCAGCTGCACCACTATCTC CTGATGCCCGCCTACGCATTGTGTCAGAGCGTGTTGACATTATTGATAACCTCATCATATCTGTCTCG ATAGGTCCCCCAAATTCACAGTTTATAAAAACGAAGGACAAGAGGACATGGACTGCAAAAGACGTTGCTGACTCTGTTTTGTCAGACAAGTCTGCCTTG CGAGTCACCTCAAGTCAGCGCATGGCTGAGAGCTCAGTTCTTGATGCACATTCTAGTGAA ATTGATGGGGAGCCATACTGGTACTATGACTACCTTGTTCGCAAATCGCCTACCAAAATT GCTCAAGAACCAAATCTTTATCGACGTTATGTTGCGTCAACAGCTGAACGAGATG GTTATTTGTATTCTCTAAATGCTTCAACCCTTAGCAAGCAGTGGAATAAG ATGGGGCCTTTCTTGGAGAAAACAGTGGCATCTTTTCGCCTTAATCCTCCCACAGAAAACTATGTACCTCCTTACAAGGATCCGTGGAGATTTTGGtga
- the LOC109009621 gene encoding pentatricopeptide repeat-containing protein At1g09900-like, producing the protein MSEDIISILPWKIFVAPLGCREKCFSLRPNEIHEFHYMQCHCNPFIRIAFFLLFGSKAVLLLCIAMLLCIIPTVSYTHRICRFVRFFVNFSSYCALRTVDFIEDSKARDSDYIELHRRMQNYATSGYFRKALEILISMGNVPGKPTVYDCNALMYCYLKSRNELFEELLEVYIGMKRIGPPPNALTFNMLLNRMLSLGKLKDALFIAKEMCGSGFKPSFTSLSKILKKSLMLGSLDCSLGVFQLMVKLEFLPTEPALNLLVSLLTKAGMIGEACSVLSVLLGKGYFCSVYSYNLILWALCKSGQSNRALGLFCLMNKKGNVQNVCSYTALIYGFGREGLGEDLFHCLNVMQIDGFKANIRTYTIIIKFLCEAGRIEEAFAYLGRMEREGCYPDMITYNVVLRELCHQDRVGEICELIQVIDRKGFSPNPHTYAALAGGMLKAGKIGVAHKILLDVISRSHTLDVAVYNIYFHYLCCENRSREALSLLKSMTEGGFIPSNVSYNTILKGFCRENSTEEALELLDRFEWERNGPDVVSFNTILSAACKQENSSVIKRILFRMEHEGVELNVVSLTCLIQYFCTVGRFSEWLNVMEYMICNGQTPTIITFNMLMDKLCKSGLLGTALRIFKYLKNSGYVPDTISYNILMRASIREDLNMLVDQLFKEMYTQGLKPDAYTYGSIIYGLCRERKISIALQMMDQIRENGLTPSIAIYSILLKAMLQSGKVCGFISLLKTMVMEGCQPNEVTLGILNQAMSKGWMKKYPEVRKLLGIVIMR; encoded by the exons ATGTCCGAAGATATAATTTCCATTCTCCCATGGAAAATTTTCGTGGCTCCtcttggttgccgagaaaag tgCTTTTCTCTGCGACCAAACGAAATCCATGAATTTCACTACATGCAGTGCCATTGCAATCCGTTTATCCGTATAGCTTTCTTTCTGCTATTTGGTTCCAAAGCTGTACTTCTTCTTTGCATTGCAATGCTGCTTTGTATAATTCCCACTGTCAGTTATACGCACAGAATTTGCAGATTTGTTCGTTTCTTCGTGAATTTTTCTTCATACTGTGCTCTTAGAACTGTAGATTTCATTGAAGATAGCAAGGCCCGTGACAGTGATTACATCGAGTTACATCGTAGAATGCAGAATTATGCCACGTCAGGCTACTTTAGAAAAGCTCTGGAAATTTTGATTTCCATGGGAAATGTACCTGGGAAACCTACCGTGTATGATTGCAATGCTTTGATGTACTGCTATTTGAAATCACGAAACGAATTGTTCGAAGAGTTGCTTGAGGTCTATATTGGGATGAAAAGAATTGGGCCACCCCCTAATGCCTTAACCTTCAATATGCTTCTTAATAGGATGTTATCTCTTGGTAAGTTGAAAGACGCATTGTTTATTGCCAAAGAGATGTGTGGAAGTGGGTTTAAACCGTCATTTACATCATTgtcaaaaattttgaaaaaatcactTATGTTGGGGAGTTTGGATTGTTCACTTGGTGTGTTTCAGTTAATGGTGAAGTTGGAATTTTTGCCAACCGAACCCGCTTTGAACTTGTTGGTTTCTCTGCTCACCAAAGCTGGGATGATTGGTGAGGCATGTTCAGTGTTATCTGTTCTCCTGGGTAAGGGTTATTTTTGTAGTGTATATAGTTATAATCTTATTCTATGGGCTTTGTGTAAGTCTGGTCAGAGCAATAGAGCTTTGggattattttgtttgatgaaTAAGAAGGGTAATGTACAGAATGTATGCTCTTATACTGCTTTAATCTATGGATTTGGTAGAGAAGGTTTAGGAGAAGATCTTTTTCATTGTTTAAATGTGATGCAAATTGATGGTTTTAAGGCAAATATCAGGACATACACTATCATAATTAAGTTTCTTTGTGAGGCTGGGAGGATTGAGGAGGCATTTGCCTACTTGGGTAGGATGGAAAGGGAAGGATGTTATCCAGATATGATTACATATAATGTAGTTCTCCGTGAACTTTGCCATCAAGATAGAGTTGGAGAGATTTGTGAGCTCATTCAGGTGATTGACAGAAAGGGATTTTCACCCAATCCACACACATATGCTGCCTTGGCTGGAGGCATGTTAAAAGCAGGCAAAATAGGGGTTGCTCACAAAATATTGCTTGATGTGATTTCAAGGAGCCATACACTGGATGTTgctgtatataatatatacttccATTATTTATGTTGTGAGAATAGGTCAAGAGAGGCGTTATCTCTGTTGAAGAGTATGACAGAAGGTGGTTTTATTCCAAGTAATGTGTCTTATAACACAATTCTGAAAGGTTTTTGTAGAGAGAATAGCACTGAAGAAGCTTTGGAGCTCTTGGATCGTTTTGAGTGGGAAAGAAATGGACCAGATGTAGTTTCCTTCAATACGATTTTGTCTGCAGCATGCAAACAGGAAAACTCTTCGGTGATTAAGAGGATATTGTTTCGTATGGAGCATGAAGGGGTTGAGCTTAATGTTGTTAGTTTAACTTGCTTGATTCAGTATTTCTGTACGGTGGGAAGATTTTCAGAATGGTTGAATGTAATGGAGTACATGATCTGTAATGGCCAAACTCCAACTATAATCACTTTTAATATGCTAATGGACAAACTCTGCAAGAGTGGGTTACTAGGAACTGCCCTCCGgatttttaaatatcttaagAACTCCGGGTATGTTCCTGATacgatttcatataatattcttATGCGTGCTTCCATAAGGGAGGATCTTAACATGCTGGTGGACCAATTGTTCAAGGAAATGTATACCCAAGGGCTAAAGCCTGATGCCTATACCTATGGGTCCATCATTTATGGCCTTTGTAGGGAACGGAAGATATCAATTGCTCTCCAGATGATGGATCAGATTCGAGAGAATGGGCTTACTCCAAGTATTGCAATTTACAGTATCCTATTGAAAGCAATGCTCCAAAGCGGTAAGGTTTGTGGCTTCATCTCGTTATTGAAAACTATGGTAATGGAAGGGTGTCAACCTAATGAGGTAACGCTTGGAATTCTGAACCAAGCAATGTCAAAAGGTTGGATGAAGAAATATCCTGAAGTCAGGAAGCTTCTAGGGATTGTGATTATGAGATAA
- the LOC118343808 gene encoding protein TIC236, chloroplastic-like, translated as MACSIYSNDDGLRLDRLFIQKDNATIHVDGTLLGPKTNLHFAVLNFPVSLVPTLVQVIESSATDAVRSLRQLLAPIRGGAIGGIDLGWAEIVASLTSTGRFLFNAKFEPIIQNGHVHIQGSVPVTFVPNNILLEEDIETDKGAAAWFPGWLKERGTGSADEASDNKVSRYRNEEGWDTQLAESLKGLNWNILDVGEVRVDADIKDGGMMLLTALSPYANWLQGNAEIMLQVRGTVEQPLLDGSASFHRASISSPVLRKPLTNFGGTVNVKSNRLCITSLDSRVGRRGKIFLKGNLPLRTSEVSLGDKIDLKCEVLEVRAKNILSGQLDTQMQITGSILEPNISGILKLSHGEAYLPHDKGSGAAHFNRLASNQSQLPSSGVKFNHAVASRYVSRFFSSEPATSWAKFTQSPVKSAGTEKEMEQVNAKPNLDIRLSDLKLVLGPELRIIYPLILNFAVSGELELNGLAHPKLIKPKGILTFENGDVNLVATQVRLKREHLNVAKFEPEYGLDPMLDLALVGSEWQFRIQSRASNWQDKLVVTSTRSVEQDVLSPTEAARVFESQLAESILEGDGQLALEKLATATLETLMPRIEGKGEFGQARWRLVYAPQIPSLLSFDPTVDPLKSLANNISFGTEVEVQLGKRFQYFCTVGRFSEWLNVMEYMICNGQTPTIITFNMLMDKLCKSGLLGTALRIFKYLKNSGYVPDTISYNILMRASIREDLNMLVDQLFKEMYTQGLKPDAYTYGSIIYGLCRERKISIALQMMDQMRENGLTPSIAIYSILLKAMLQSGWMKKYPEVRKLLGIVIMR; from the exons ATGG CATGCAGCATATACAGCAATGATGATGGTTTGCGCCTTGACAGACTTTTTATCCAGAAGGATAATGCCACAATCCATGTGGATGGGACTTTGTTAGGGCCGAAAACCAATCTTCATTTTGCTGTGCTAAATTTTCCCGTGAGTCTAGTCCCTACACTGGTTCAGGTCATTGAATCTTCAGCTACTGATGCTGTCCGCTCGTTGCGGCAATTATTAGCACCAATTAGGG GTGGTGCCATCGGGGGCATTGATCTTGGATGGGCTGAAATTGTTGCTTCCCTAACCTCAACTGGTCGTTTTCTATTCAATGCAAAATTTGAACCTATCATTCAAAATGGCCACGTACACATTCAAGGAAGTGTCCCTGTCACTTTCGTTCCAAATAATATTCTACTGGAAGAAGATATTGAAACAGATAAAGGAGCAGCAGCTTGGTTCCCCGGTTGGCTGAAAGAAAGGGGTACGGGCTCTGCTGATGAAGCCAGTGACAATAAAGTTTCTAGATATAGAAATGAAGAAGGTTGGGATACTCAATTAGCAGAAAGCCTGAAAGGTCTAAACTGGAACATTTTAGATGTTGGAGAAGTTAGAGTTGATGCAGATATTAAAGATGGGGGTATGATGTTGTTAACAGCTCTGTCTCCTTATGCTAACTGGCTTCAGGGCAATGCTGAAATTATGCTCCAG GTCAGAGGTACGGTTGAACAGCCATTGCTCGATGGATCTGCTTCATTCCACAGGGCATCTATATCATCACCAGTACTCCGAAAACCGCTCACAAACTTTGGTGGCACTGTCAATGTGAAATCAAATAGACTATGCATCACTTCATTGGATAGTAGGGTGGGCAGAAGGGGAAAGATTTTTCTGAAAGGGAATCTGCCCCTCAGAACCAGTGAAGTCTCCCTTGGTGATAAAATTGACCTGAAATGTGAAGTCCTGGAAGTACGGGCAAAGAATATACTTAG TGGTCAGCTTGACACTCAGATGCAAATAACTGGCTCTATATTGGAACCAAATATTTCTGGAATTCTAAAATTGAGCCATGGAGAAGCATATCTGCCACATGATAAGGGTAGTGGAGCTGCTCATTTTAATAGATTGGCATCGAACCAGTCCCAGCTTCCTAGCAGTGGCGTCAAATTCAATCATGCAGTTGCTTCGAGATATGTTTCACGGTTTTTCAGTTCAGAACCTGCTACTTCATGGGCCAAATTCACCCAATCCCCAG TTAAATCAGCTGGAACTGAAAAGGAAATGGAGCAAGTGAACGCCAAACCAAATTTAGATATCCGCCTCAGTGATTTAAAGCTTGTTCTAGGACCAGAATTGAGGATAATTTACCCTTTGATTCTTAATTTTGCTGTCAGTGGAGAGCTTGAGCTAAATGGCCTGGCTCATCCCAAATTGATAAAACCTAAAGGTATTCTAACATTTGAAAATGGTGACGTGAATCTTGTGGCGACTCAG GTGAGGCTTAAGCGAGAGCATCTGAATGTCGCAAAATTTGAGCCCGAGTATGGGCTAGATCCAATGCTTGATTTAGCTTTGGTTGGATCCGAGTGGCAATTCAGAATTCAAAGTCGGGCCAGCAATTGGCAAGACAAACTGGTAGTGACCTCAACACGATCCGTGGAACAGGATGTCCTTTCACCTACTGAG GCTGCTAGAGTCTTTGAGAGCCAATTGGCGGAGTCCATCTTGGAAGGTGATGGCCAGCTGGCACTTGAAAAGCTTGCGACTGCAACACTTGAAACATTAATGCCAAGAATTGAAGGAAAAGGAGAATTTGGCCAGGCTAGGTGGAGATTAGTATATGCGCCACAGATCCCTAGTTTGCTCTCTTTCGATCCGACAGTTGATCCTCTCAAATCTCTGGCCAATAATATTTCATTCGGTACTGAGGTTGAAGTCCAGCTAGGGAAACGCTTTCAG TATTTCTGTACGGTGGGAAGATTTTCAGAATGGTTGAATGTAATGGAGTACATGATCTGTAATGGCCAAACTCCAACTATAATCACTTTTAATATGCTAATGGACAAACTCTGCAAGAGTGGGTTACTAGGAACTGCCCTCCGgatttttaaatatcttaagAACTCCGGGTATGTTCCTGATacgatttcatataatattcttATGCGTGCTTCCATAAGGGAGGATCTTAACATGCTGGTGGACCAATTGTTCAAGGAAATGTATACCCAAGGGCTAAAGCCTGATGCCTATACCTATGGGTCCATCATTTATGGCCTTTGTAGGGAACGGAAGATATCAATTGCTCTCCAGATGATGGATCAGATGCGAGAGAATGGGCTTACTCCAAGTATTGCAATTTACAGTATCCTATTGAAAGCAATGCTCCAAAGCG GTTGGATGAAGAAATATCCTGAAGTCAGGAAGCTTCTAGGGATTGTGATTATGAGATAA